From a region of the Salmo trutta chromosome 10, fSalTru1.1, whole genome shotgun sequence genome:
- the prkg1b gene encoding protein kinase cGMP-dependent 1b isoform X5, whose translation MRELILPIPVRKERERQNSLPAPSPPLSLLITSYSIQTSKKFPFFHFKKCRYEAENAFFCNLKLVDFNIIDTLGVGGFGRVELVGCLNKVQLKSDEIKTFAMKILKKRHIVDTRQQEHIRSEKQIMQEAHSDFIVRLYRTFKDAKYLYMLMEACLGGELWTILRDRGSFEDSTTRFYTACVVEAFAYLHSKGIIYRDLKPENLILDHRGYAKLVDFGFAKKIGFGKKTWTFCGTPEYVAPEIILNKGHDISADYWSLGILMYELLTGSPPFSGPDPMKTYNIILRGIDMIEFPKKITKNAANLIKKLCRDNPSERLGNLKNGVKDIQKHKWFEGFNWEGLRKGTLTPPIIPEVSSSTDTSNFDSFPEDNNDPPPDDMSGWDTDF comes from the exons ATGCGTGAGTTGATCTTACCTATCCCAGTGCGGAAAGAGAGGGAGCGCCAGAACAGTCTCCCGGCTCCCTCCCCGCCATTGTCATTACTTATCACCTCCTACTCCATCCAGACTTCTAAGAAGTTTCCCTTTTTCCACTTCAAAAAATGTAGATATGAAGCAGAGAATGCCTTCTTCTGCAACCTGAAGCTGGTGGACTTCAACATCATTGACACGTTGGGGGTCGGAGGCTTCGGACGTGTGGAGCTGGTAGGATGTTTAAATAAA GTGCAGCTAAAAAGCGATGAGATCAAAACTTTTGCGATGAAGATCCTGAAGAAGAGGCACATCGTGGACACTCGGCAACAGGAGCACATCCGCTCCGAGAAGCAGATCATGCAGGAGGCCCACTCAGACTTCATCGTCAG GCTATATAGGACATTCAAAGATGCCAAGTATCTTTACATGTTGATGGAGGCTTGCCTTGGGGGAGAGCTCTGGACCATACTTAGGGACAG AGGTTCATTTGAAGACTCGACCACACGGTTCTACACAGCCTGTGTGGTGGAGGCCTTTGCTTACCTACATTCCAAAGGGATCATCTACAGAGATCTCAAACCCGAGAACCTCATTCTGGATCACAGAGGCTATGCCAAGCTG GTGGACTTTGGCTTTGCCAAGAAGATTGGGTTTGGGAAAAAGACATGGACTTTCTGCGGGACCCCGGAGTACGTGGCACCTGAGATCATCCTGAACAAGGGGCACGACATCTCCGCTGACTACTGGTCGTTGGGAATCCTCATGTACGAACTCCTGACTGGAAG CCCGCCATTCTCAGGGCCAGATCCAATGAAGACGTACAATATAATTCTGAGAGGAATCGACATGATTGAATTTCCAAAGAAGATTACCAAAAATGCTGCCAATTTGATAAAGAAACTATGCAGGGACAATCCTTCTGAAAGACTTGGAAACTTGAAAAATGGAGTCAAAGATATCCAAAAGCACAA ATGGTTTGAAGGCTTTAACTGGGAAGGGTTGAGGAAAGGAACCCTGACTCCTCCAATCATCCCTGAA GTCTCGTCTTCAACTGACACAAGCAACTTTGACAGTTTCCCAGAGGACAACAATGACCCTCCTCCCGATGACATGTCTGGCTGGGATACAGATTTTTAA
- the prkg1b gene encoding protein kinase cGMP-dependent 1b isoform X6, translating into MKILKKRHIVDTRQQEHIRSEKQIMQEAHSDFIVRLYRTFKDAKYLYMLMEACLGGELWTILRDRGSFEDSTTRFYTACVVEAFAYLHSKGIIYRDLKPENLILDHRGYAKLVDFGFAKKIGFGKKTWTFCGTPEYVAPEIILNKGHDISADYWSLGILMYELLTGSPPFSGPDPMKTYNIILRGIDMIEFPKKITKNAANLIKKLCRDNPSERLGNLKNGVKDIQKHKWFEGFNWEGLRKGTLTPPIIPEVSSSTDTSNFDSFPEDNNDPPPDDMSGWDTDF; encoded by the exons ATGAAGATCCTGAAGAAGAGGCACATCGTGGACACTCGGCAACAGGAGCACATCCGCTCCGAGAAGCAGATCATGCAGGAGGCCCACTCAGACTTCATCGTCAG GCTATATAGGACATTCAAAGATGCCAAGTATCTTTACATGTTGATGGAGGCTTGCCTTGGGGGAGAGCTCTGGACCATACTTAGGGACAG AGGTTCATTTGAAGACTCGACCACACGGTTCTACACAGCCTGTGTGGTGGAGGCCTTTGCTTACCTACATTCCAAAGGGATCATCTACAGAGATCTCAAACCCGAGAACCTCATTCTGGATCACAGAGGCTATGCCAAGCTG GTGGACTTTGGCTTTGCCAAGAAGATTGGGTTTGGGAAAAAGACATGGACTTTCTGCGGGACCCCGGAGTACGTGGCACCTGAGATCATCCTGAACAAGGGGCACGACATCTCCGCTGACTACTGGTCGTTGGGAATCCTCATGTACGAACTCCTGACTGGAAG CCCGCCATTCTCAGGGCCAGATCCAATGAAGACGTACAATATAATTCTGAGAGGAATCGACATGATTGAATTTCCAAAGAAGATTACCAAAAATGCTGCCAATTTGATAAAGAAACTATGCAGGGACAATCCTTCTGAAAGACTTGGAAACTTGAAAAATGGAGTCAAAGATATCCAAAAGCACAA ATGGTTTGAAGGCTTTAACTGGGAAGGGTTGAGGAAAGGAACCCTGACTCCTCCAATCATCCCTGAA GTCTCGTCTTCAACTGACACAAGCAACTTTGACAGTTTCCCAGAGGACAACAATGACCCTCCTCCCGATGACATGTCTGGCTGGGATACAGATTTTTAA
- the dkk1b gene encoding dickkopf-related protein 1b has protein sequence MAMMLPFGYSAVFYMLVGYFDSACARSVLLNSNAIKNIPLVAGPISASPDDFSFDSGTQNVAIDTIQSLRCSTDEECGDHGLCFVSRGACLPCKRRRKRCIRDTVCCPGNQCCNGVCLPSDPDMAQHIGMEDIVPLSNTHEKNSTVELNSKLPTQDLSQTPKGLEGKHCLRSSDCAEGLCCARHFWSKICKPVLKDGQVCTKHQRKGTHGLEIFQRCDCGDGLSCRTQRGEHNSKATRSLHTCQRH, from the exons ATGGCAATGATGCTGCCATTCGGTTATTCCGCTGTCTTTTACATGCTGGTCGGATACTTTGATTCTGCATGCGCTAGATCCGTGCTTCTCAACTCAAATGCCATCAAGAACATACCTTTAGTGGCTGGTCCGATAAGCGCGAGCCCTGACGACTTTTCATTTGACAGCGGGACCCAAAATGTGGCAATTGATACCATACAG tctttgaggTGCTCCACGGATGAGGAGTGCGGTGACCATGGTTTATGCTTTGTGTCCCGAGGCGCCTGTCTCCCGTGCAAGAGGCGCAGGAAGCGCTGCATCCGGGACACTGTGTGCTGCCCGGGAAACCAGTGCTGCAATG GTGTGTGTTTACCCAGCGATCCTGACATGGCTCAGCACATCGGAATGGAGGACATAGTGCCACTCAGCAATACACATGAGAAAAACTCTACAGTGGAACTGAACTCCAAGTTGCCCACACAAGATCTTTCACAAACCCCAAAAG GTCTGGAAGGAAAACACTGCCTGAGGTCTTCAGATTGCGCAGAGGGACTTTGCTGTGCGCGTCATTTCTGGTCCAAGATCTGCAAGCCAGTGTTGAAAGACGGTCAGGTCTGCACGAAGCACCAAAGGAAAGGCACACATGGTTTGGAGATATTCCAGCGGTGTGACTGTGGAGACGGTTTGTCCTGCAGAACACAGAGAGGGGAGCACAACAGCAAGGCAACTCGAAGTCTGCACACTTGCCAAAGACATTGA